The Nitrospira sp. genome window below encodes:
- a CDS encoding electron transfer flavoprotein subunit alpha/FixB family protein, producing MANPILVFCEQRDGRLKRVGLEALGQACRLSKMSSSDVVALVVGSSIDSLTQELADHGASRILLAEDSALTYYSSELFTTIVTDTARALEPVAIMVGATSMGKDLAPKLAARLKSALMQDCVALEMETDGSLVATRPIYGGKLRAVVKAKKPIMQVVTLRPNVFSSLNPKPTAAVSVERLTVSCESTRPMARVREIQQTVGGKKELTEATIIVSGGRGLKGPENFKLIEELAAALGAAVGASRAVVDAGWRPHSDQIGLTGKTVSPQLYVACGISGAIQHLAGMSSARTIVAINNNPNAPIFKLATYGIVGDLFEVLPLLTEEVRKLKAG from the coding sequence ATGGCCAATCCGATCCTGGTCTTCTGTGAGCAACGTGATGGTCGGCTGAAAAGGGTTGGGCTGGAAGCCTTAGGTCAGGCTTGTCGCCTGAGCAAGATGTCGAGCAGTGATGTCGTCGCGCTGGTTGTCGGCTCCTCAATCGACTCCCTCACGCAAGAGCTTGCCGATCACGGCGCCTCGCGGATCTTGCTCGCAGAGGACTCAGCGCTGACGTACTATTCGTCCGAACTCTTTACGACGATCGTGACGGATACCGCCAGGGCGCTTGAGCCGGTCGCTATTATGGTGGGTGCCACCTCGATGGGAAAGGACCTCGCTCCTAAATTGGCGGCAAGGCTCAAGAGCGCACTGATGCAGGACTGCGTGGCGCTGGAGATGGAAACCGACGGCTCATTGGTTGCCACCCGTCCCATCTATGGCGGAAAACTGCGAGCGGTCGTGAAGGCAAAGAAACCGATCATGCAGGTCGTGACTCTCCGCCCAAACGTCTTCTCGTCGTTGAATCCTAAACCCACAGCCGCTGTTTCCGTTGAAAGGCTCACGGTCTCGTGCGAGAGTACGCGGCCGATGGCCAGGGTTCGCGAAATACAGCAGACAGTCGGAGGGAAGAAAGAATTGACCGAGGCCACGATCATTGTTTCGGGAGGCCGAGGCCTCAAAGGACCGGAGAACTTCAAGCTGATCGAAGAACTCGCCGCCGCACTGGGGGCAGCCGTGGGCGCATCGCGCGCGGTGGTGGATGCAGGCTGGAGGCCGCACAGCGACCAGATTGGTCTCACAGGCAAGACCGTCTCACCGCAACTCTATGTCGCCTGCGGCATTTCAGGGGCCATTCAACATCTGGCCGGAATGTCCTCCGCCCGCACGATCGTGGCGATCAACAATAACCCCAATGCGCCCATTTTCAAACTCGCAACCTACGGCATCGTCGGCGATCTCTTTGAAGTGCTCCCGCTGCTGACGGAAGAAGTGAGGAAACTGAAAGCAGGGTAA
- a CDS encoding VOC family protein has translation MNVIKLLHTRMRVSDLDETIRFYTTVLGLEVIERKTSPRGSQLAFLKVPNSDELIELTSFPPSGPVKVQEDLVHLAFQVESLDETIASLTALGVKITDGPATTSSGSRFIFIDAPDGYEIELIERPVGVKIV, from the coding sequence ATGAATGTTATCAAGCTTCTCCATACCCGTATGCGGGTCAGCGATCTGGATGAGACCATCCGTTTTTACACGACTGTATTGGGCCTTGAGGTGATCGAGCGAAAGACTTCTCCTCGTGGATCCCAGCTGGCCTTTCTGAAAGTGCCCAACAGTGACGAACTGATCGAATTGACCAGTTTCCCTCCAAGTGGGCCGGTGAAAGTTCAGGAGGATCTCGTCCATCTGGCCTTCCAAGTCGAAAGCCTTGACGAAACGATCGCCTCGCTCACTGCACTGGGGGTCAAGATCACCGATGGTCCCGCCACAACCTCCTCCGGCAGCCGGTTCATTTTCATCGACGCACCCGACGGCTATGAAATCGAGCTGATCGAACGGCCGGTCGGCGTGAAAATCGTCTAA
- a CDS encoding ABC transporter substrate-binding protein, which produces METPTEAVRETVTHVLRILEDPSLKNPAKQAQRRRMLEEIAADRFDYAEMSKRVLGSYWKQLTETQRNEFVEAYKSFLSDKYAGRIEDYSGQKQDVRYLTERIEGSYAEVRTELRSDKTTLPMDYRLLVKAGRWSAYDIIIDGVSLVSNYRSQFQKIIRESSYEELVKKLREHTVTEETKAKHAS; this is translated from the coding sequence ATGGAAACTCCGACGGAAGCGGTGCGCGAGACGGTCACTCACGTACTCCGTATCCTCGAAGACCCTTCCCTGAAAAACCCGGCCAAACAAGCACAGCGTCGCCGTATGCTCGAAGAGATCGCCGCTGACCGGTTCGACTATGCAGAAATGTCCAAACGAGTGTTGGGCAGTTACTGGAAGCAGCTGACCGAAACTCAGCGGAATGAGTTCGTCGAGGCATACAAGAGTTTTCTCTCCGACAAGTACGCCGGAAGGATCGAAGACTATAGCGGGCAAAAACAAGACGTGCGTTACTTAACCGAACGGATCGAAGGGTCGTATGCGGAGGTGAGGACCGAGTTGCGGTCTGACAAAACGACGCTTCCGATGGATTACCGTCTCTTGGTGAAAGCTGGTCGATGGTCTGCCTACGACATCATCATAGACGGCGTAAGTTTGGTGAGTAACTATCGGAGCCAGTTTCAGAAGATCATTCGCGAGAGCTCTTACGAGGAATTGGTCAAAAAGCTGCGGGAGCATACCGTCACCGAGGAGACGAAAGCGAAGCACGCCTCCTAA
- a CDS encoding dodecin family protein yields the protein MSVAKIIEISAESSTSFEDAIVQGVAKASKSIHGIKSAWVKEQHVVVENGKVTLYRVDLKVTFLLD from the coding sequence ATGTCTGTTGCAAAAATCATCGAGATCAGCGCCGAATCATCCACGAGTTTCGAAGATGCCATCGTCCAAGGAGTAGCGAAAGCATCCAAGTCCATCCACGGCATCAAATCGGCTTGGGTGAAGGAGCAGCATGTCGTGGTTGAAAACGGCAAGGTGACTTTGTATCGTGTAGATCTCAAGGTAACGTTCCTATTGGACTGA
- a CDS encoding electron-transfer flavoprotein:ubiquinone oxidoreductase produces MDEDRQILDVDILFVGGGPANLSAALRLTQLIASHNGQISAGKTSSPRLELRIALIEKGHDVGAHAISGAIFDPIALEELLPDYRDRGFPFSLRVTQHSLRYLTTGRNVRLPNVLIPPSYRQDRCYLGSLQKLNLWLAEQVEAAGVYLFHETCGVRILYDGTRVCGVQTGDKGLDADGGRKANYQPGTNIHARITVFGEGPYGTLAEDLINRFKLREGRDPQSYALGVKEVIQVKSGGSPGLAIHTIGYPLGSHVFGGGFCYGFDNNLFAVGMVCGLDWDDPQMDAQAQLQRLKKHPFIQRFLQGGEVIAYGAKTLPEGGYFAVPRPYVDGALLVGDSAGLLNVPYLKGIHYAMKSGILAAETMFDALLQNDTSASTLSSYEARLASSYIMQDLYHVRNFRRAFAYGCPPGLLLGGLTMWTGLGPTKPGAVREDFRHLRPLDQAVRGRWADEPAQYDAGVLVDKLTDVYHSGTQHREDQPSHIQILDPARCVTDCIPRFGDAPCTYFCPARVYELVGEGAGRRIQVNFANCVHCKTCVIKDPLDVISGDHVQNIVWRAPAEGGPRYQGL; encoded by the coding sequence ATGGATGAAGACCGTCAGATCCTTGACGTAGATATCCTGTTCGTAGGGGGAGGGCCGGCCAATCTCTCGGCGGCGCTTCGCCTGACTCAGTTGATCGCAAGCCATAACGGGCAGATCTCCGCCGGCAAGACATCGAGTCCTCGCCTTGAACTGCGAATTGCGCTGATCGAGAAGGGGCACGATGTCGGGGCGCATGCGATTTCCGGCGCCATCTTCGACCCGATCGCGCTGGAAGAATTGTTGCCAGATTATCGCGATCGTGGCTTTCCCTTCTCGCTCCGTGTGACTCAGCACAGCCTCCGGTATCTGACGACCGGGAGGAATGTTCGGCTGCCCAATGTGCTGATTCCACCTTCCTATCGACAGGATCGCTGTTACCTCGGCTCTCTCCAGAAGCTGAACCTCTGGCTCGCTGAGCAGGTAGAAGCAGCCGGCGTCTACCTGTTTCACGAGACCTGTGGGGTCAGGATCCTCTACGACGGCACGCGAGTCTGCGGTGTTCAAACAGGGGACAAGGGGCTCGATGCCGATGGCGGTAGGAAAGCCAATTACCAACCAGGGACGAACATCCACGCCAGGATCACGGTCTTCGGTGAAGGCCCTTATGGGACCCTGGCTGAGGATTTAATCAATCGGTTCAAGCTACGTGAGGGGCGGGATCCTCAATCCTATGCCCTGGGTGTCAAAGAGGTGATTCAGGTGAAGTCTGGAGGATCGCCGGGTCTCGCGATTCATACGATCGGCTACCCGCTTGGCTCTCATGTCTTCGGCGGAGGATTCTGCTACGGCTTCGATAATAATCTCTTCGCGGTGGGAATGGTCTGCGGGCTGGATTGGGATGATCCGCAAATGGACGCCCAAGCCCAGCTTCAGCGGCTCAAGAAGCACCCCTTCATCCAGCGCTTCCTCCAGGGCGGCGAGGTGATCGCGTACGGAGCCAAGACTCTTCCCGAGGGCGGCTACTTTGCCGTTCCTCGACCGTACGTCGACGGCGCATTGCTCGTGGGCGACTCGGCTGGTTTGCTGAATGTTCCCTATCTGAAGGGCATCCACTATGCGATGAAAAGCGGGATCTTGGCGGCTGAGACGATGTTCGATGCCCTGCTGCAAAACGACACCTCTGCCTCAACACTCTCGTCCTATGAAGCCCGACTGGCCTCGTCCTATATCATGCAGGATCTGTATCATGTGCGGAACTTCAGGCGGGCCTTTGCCTACGGCTGCCCGCCGGGCCTTCTCCTCGGAGGACTGACGATGTGGACTGGACTCGGTCCGACCAAACCTGGAGCGGTCCGTGAGGATTTCAGACATTTGCGGCCGCTTGATCAAGCGGTTCGAGGCCGTTGGGCCGATGAGCCGGCACAGTACGACGCCGGAGTGCTGGTTGATAAACTGACCGATGTCTATCATTCCGGCACGCAACATCGAGAGGATCAGCCTTCGCACATCCAAATCCTCGATCCAGCGCGATGTGTGACGGACTGCATCCCTCGATTCGGAGATGCGCCCTGCACGTATTTTTGCCCGGCAAGGGTCTATGAGTTGGTGGGCGAAGGAGCCGGCCGCCGCATTCAGGTCAACTTCGCAAACTGCGTGCACTGCAAGACCTGCGTGATCAAGGATCCCCTCGACGTCATCTCCGGTGATCACGTACAGAACATCGTTTGGCGGGCTCCTGCTGAGGGAGGACCGCGTTATCAGGGGCTGTGA
- a CDS encoding PAS domain S-box protein gives MIPKAGKKRRRTRARLDSQARFSESEGHSAAELQQDDFFAEAFRLSPHPIGITELETGTCLEINNACLTIFGFRRDEVIGKTTLMLGIWPDPQERARLIDRLKSEGSVRNHEVSMRMKNGGLRQFLISTDLIRLRGKPCLLTIGNDITERKRAEEALRRTHEELEQRVRERTADLDRTNAAMRRSEERFRLFIEHVPAAIAMFDRHMCYLAASRRWMEDYRLTGDILGRSHYDVFPEIPSRWKAVHRRGLAGEILRGHEDRFVRGDGSTQWITWDVRPWFCGGQVGGIVIATEDVTARVEARSALYEREERSDQIIRLANFGIFDHDHRTGKVYWSPVMRDIYGVGPNEPASLEGYIQLIHPEDREAVVMAIKQTQDSSGDDQFSMEHRLLYPDGSVRWVSFRSWTLFDHDGPERRPNRTLGAMIDITKRKQAEEALKVSERRFVSFMDNLHGFAWIKDAQGRYLYVNRLFQESMLKGLDWREKTAFELWPAEVAEQYELSDKQVQESRVPLHTVAPFIQNGEVRHAIVSKFPIADHQGAPVLLGGVAVDITERKQAEEALHRNQLELHQKQVQLEELTSKLLAAQEHERRRIARELHDDVSQRLAALVLEVASLEQHPSPVPIELARRLRPLREGLEQLSDDVHTLAYRLHPSLLEHAGLRPAVEDHVHQVSRRTGLPIILKILDVPNAVRLDQATCLFRVMQESVQNVVKHAEATTVTVQLRGSSKGVGLSISDNGKGFEAQDLRTHHRGLGLSSMEERLRQLHGFLRIQSRPSQGTKVCAWLPYEAEVA, from the coding sequence ATGATACCTAAAGCCGGCAAGAAAAGGCGCCGGACTAGGGCGCGGCTGGATTCACAGGCTCGCTTTTCAGAGTCTGAGGGGCACTCTGCGGCCGAACTGCAGCAGGACGATTTCTTCGCCGAGGCGTTTCGCCTAAGTCCTCATCCGATCGGTATCACTGAACTGGAGACCGGGACCTGTCTAGAAATCAATAACGCCTGCCTCACAATATTCGGATTTCGCCGGGACGAGGTGATCGGAAAGACGACGTTGATGTTGGGGATCTGGCCTGATCCTCAGGAGCGGGCTCGGCTCATCGATCGATTGAAATCTGAAGGGTCGGTCAGAAATCATGAAGTGTCGATGCGGATGAAGAACGGTGGATTGCGGCAGTTCCTCATCTCCACGGACTTGATCAGGCTCAGGGGGAAACCCTGCCTCCTGACCATCGGCAATGACATTACTGAGCGCAAGAGGGCTGAGGAGGCGTTGCGCCGGACACATGAAGAGTTGGAACAGCGCGTCCGAGAGAGAACCGCGGACCTCGATCGGACCAATGCGGCGATGCGGAGGAGCGAGGAGCGATTCCGATTGTTCATCGAGCACGTACCGGCTGCAATTGCGATGTTTGACCGGCACATGTGTTACTTGGCGGCCAGCCGCCGTTGGATGGAGGATTATCGGCTCACAGGGGATATCCTGGGCCGATCGCACTATGACGTGTTTCCCGAGATTCCATCACGATGGAAGGCGGTCCATCGTCGCGGACTGGCAGGAGAGATTCTGAGAGGACATGAAGACCGGTTTGTTCGAGGTGATGGCTCAACACAGTGGATCACCTGGGACGTTCGCCCCTGGTTTTGCGGCGGCCAAGTAGGCGGAATTGTGATTGCCACGGAGGATGTGACGGCCCGCGTGGAGGCAAGGAGCGCACTGTATGAAAGAGAGGAACGGTCCGATCAGATCATCCGCTTGGCCAACTTCGGCATATTCGATCATGATCACCGAACCGGCAAAGTCTACTGGTCGCCGGTCATGAGGGACATCTACGGCGTGGGGCCGAATGAACCAGCCTCGCTGGAAGGATATATCCAGTTGATTCATCCGGAAGACCGCGAAGCGGTTGTCATGGCGATCAAGCAGACCCAGGATTCTTCCGGCGATGATCAGTTCTCAATGGAGCATCGCCTTTTGTATCCTGATGGGAGCGTCCGTTGGGTCAGCTTCCGATCCTGGACGTTGTTCGATCATGATGGACCTGAGCGTCGCCCTAACCGAACATTGGGCGCGATGATCGACATCACGAAACGCAAACAGGCCGAGGAGGCACTGAAAGTCAGCGAGCGCCGATTCGTCTCCTTTATGGATAATTTGCATGGCTTTGCATGGATCAAAGATGCCCAAGGACGGTATCTCTACGTCAATCGACTCTTCCAAGAATCGATGCTGAAGGGATTGGACTGGAGAGAGAAGACCGCCTTCGAGTTGTGGCCGGCAGAAGTCGCCGAGCAGTACGAGTTAAGCGATAAGCAGGTGCAGGAGAGTCGGGTGCCGCTCCACACAGTGGCGCCGTTCATACAGAATGGAGAGGTTCGGCACGCGATTGTGAGCAAGTTCCCCATCGCCGATCACCAGGGAGCGCCGGTGTTGTTGGGAGGTGTCGCTGTTGACATCACCGAACGTAAGCAGGCGGAAGAGGCGCTTCATCGCAACCAGCTGGAATTGCATCAGAAGCAAGTGCAATTGGAGGAGCTGACGTCCAAGCTCCTGGCGGCGCAAGAGCATGAGCGACGGAGAATCGCTCGTGAACTGCACGACGATGTAAGCCAGCGATTGGCCGCCTTGGTCCTGGAAGTGGCGTCGTTGGAACAGCACCCTTCCCCTGTCCCCATTGAACTCGCTCGACGCCTGAGACCACTTCGTGAAGGGTTGGAACAGCTTTCTGACGATGTGCACACGCTCGCATACCGACTTCACCCCTCGTTATTGGAGCATGCCGGATTGCGCCCCGCGGTCGAAGACCATGTCCATCAGGTTTCCCGGCGCACAGGCTTACCCATTATTCTAAAGATTCTTGATGTTCCGAATGCGGTACGGCTCGATCAGGCGACCTGTCTCTTCCGCGTCATGCAGGAAAGCGTTCAGAATGTGGTGAAACATGCCGAGGCGACGACCGTGACGGTCCAGCTCCGCGGGTCGTCAAAGGGGGTCGGCCTGTCCATCAGTGACAATGGGAAGGGATTTGAGGCACAAGACCTGCGTACCCATCACCGGGGACTGGGTTTGAGCAGCATGGAGGAACGGCTTCGACAACTGCATGGATTCCTTCGGATCCAATCTCGACCATCCCAAGGCACAAAGGTCTGTGCTTGGCTGCCGTACGAGGCGGAGGTTGCATGA
- a CDS encoding VacJ family lipoprotein translates to MRTKPEWRPVCFRLSKYTVVFAVSLILLSGCAVQKGSTSPLTPTIEQNAPPVLIADVSHKPIPSATVTPEVAAEEPFDPFAKPGEEAIEEYDPWEPFNSKMFHFNQEFDRLALKPVAKGYNSIVPNFAQIGISNFFYNTRVTPRLMNNIFQGKFKGAGIEVGRFLINTTVGIGGFIDVANRFNLTTPEEDTGQTLGFYGVRPGPYIVLPFLPPFTARDLVGYAGDIALNPIYWLVFPIIGIDAIPSLLESNSLESSLILVAARGTEIVNSRSLNLEKYEGVEESTLDLYAAVRNAYLQTRAKMIQE, encoded by the coding sequence ATGAGGACAAAACCTGAGTGGAGGCCGGTCTGCTTCAGGCTCAGTAAATATACGGTTGTTTTTGCCGTTTCGTTGATCCTACTCTCCGGTTGCGCCGTTCAAAAAGGCTCGACCAGCCCGCTCACCCCTACCATTGAGCAGAACGCCCCACCGGTTCTGATTGCTGACGTCTCTCACAAGCCCATCCCCTCAGCGACAGTAACTCCCGAGGTTGCTGCTGAAGAACCGTTCGATCCGTTTGCCAAGCCGGGCGAAGAGGCGATCGAGGAGTATGACCCGTGGGAACCGTTCAACTCGAAGATGTTCCACTTTAACCAAGAGTTTGATCGTTTGGCGCTAAAGCCGGTAGCCAAAGGCTATAACTCCATTGTCCCCAATTTCGCTCAGATAGGGATCAGCAATTTCTTCTACAACACTCGTGTGACACCGCGCTTAATGAACAATATTTTCCAGGGAAAGTTCAAAGGAGCCGGTATAGAAGTCGGGCGATTCCTCATCAACACAACGGTCGGGATCGGCGGATTTATCGATGTGGCCAATCGGTTCAATCTTACGACTCCGGAAGAAGATACCGGCCAGACGCTCGGCTTCTACGGGGTGAGGCCGGGACCCTATATCGTACTCCCCTTTCTGCCGCCGTTTACGGCTCGTGACCTTGTCGGGTATGCTGGAGATATTGCTCTCAATCCTATCTACTGGCTGGTCTTTCCGATTATCGGGATTGATGCTATTCCCTCCCTCCTCGAGTCGAATAGCCTCGAGAGTTCTTTGATACTCGTTGCCGCCCGTGGAACGGAAATTGTGAACAGCCGCTCGTTGAATCTAGAGAAGTATGAGGGTGTCGAAGAATCCACCCTGGATCTCTACGCTGCAGTCCGTAATGCCTACCTACAAACGCGAGCCAAGATGATTCAAGAATAG
- a CDS encoding response regulator transcription factor: MNRPRILMADDHAIVLAGLRNLVEAEGEVVGMVEDGQSLVEAAQQLRPDIVLLDISMPLLNGLDAARQISKLVPESKLIFLTMHASPTYATEAFKAGASGYLIKRSAAAELKQAIQAVMQGQHYMTPLITKEVLAATLQSTENQPSKALVSSLTQRQREVLQLVAEGKSTKAIASLLNISVKTVEFHKFRIMSELDLHSTAELIKYAIAEGLVSVSS; encoded by the coding sequence ATGAACCGACCGCGCATTCTGATGGCAGATGATCACGCCATTGTCTTGGCTGGGCTGCGGAACCTGGTGGAGGCCGAGGGCGAAGTGGTCGGCATGGTGGAAGACGGACAGTCACTGGTCGAGGCTGCCCAGCAGTTACGCCCCGATATTGTGTTGCTTGACATCTCGATGCCGCTGCTCAATGGATTGGATGCTGCACGCCAGATAAGTAAGCTGGTGCCGGAGAGCAAGCTGATCTTCCTCACCATGCATGCGAGTCCCACCTATGCGACCGAAGCCTTCAAGGCCGGGGCCTCCGGGTATTTGATAAAACGGTCTGCGGCAGCGGAGCTCAAGCAAGCCATTCAGGCGGTGATGCAGGGACAACACTATATGACCCCGCTTATCACGAAAGAAGTCTTGGCGGCGACGCTCCAATCCACAGAGAACCAACCCAGCAAGGCGTTGGTGTCCTCCCTCACGCAGAGGCAACGGGAGGTGTTGCAGCTTGTTGCCGAGGGGAAAAGTACCAAGGCCATAGCCTCACTCTTGAATATTTCCGTGAAGACGGTGGAATTTCACAAGTTTCGCATCATGAGCGAACTCGATCTCCACTCGACCGCCGAATTAATCAAATACGCAATCGCCGAAGGTCTTGTGAGCGTGTCGTCGTAG
- a CDS encoding electron transfer flavoprotein subunit beta/FixA family protein, whose amino-acid sequence MTPNEMKLIVCIKQVPATESKLVLTRDGTDIERAGLNFVVNPYDEFAVEEALKIRERLGSGDVTVLSLRPHAAQKPEESLRTCLAMGADKAILLSDPAFEGGDGYTTALVLAAALRQLSFDLLLFGKQAVDDDGGAVGIQVAELLGLPHVAVVNKLQVDRQNRTVVAHRQIEGGIEVVEAPLPALITCQKGLNEPRYPSLPGIMKAKQKPLEVWNRETIDVAREAVGAAGAELQLVRLESPPPRPVGRIIPGDAAAAVQELVRLLHEEAKVI is encoded by the coding sequence GTGACGCCGAACGAAATGAAGCTCATCGTCTGTATCAAACAAGTACCTGCCACTGAATCCAAGCTCGTTCTGACGCGAGATGGGACGGACATCGAACGGGCGGGCCTCAACTTCGTCGTGAATCCCTACGATGAGTTTGCTGTTGAAGAAGCACTGAAGATCAGGGAACGACTCGGCTCCGGTGACGTGACCGTGCTGTCTCTTCGCCCGCATGCGGCTCAGAAGCCGGAGGAATCCCTGCGGACCTGTCTCGCGATGGGTGCCGATAAAGCGATCTTGTTGAGCGATCCGGCCTTCGAAGGGGGTGACGGCTATACCACTGCATTGGTGTTGGCAGCAGCACTCAGACAGCTGTCCTTCGATCTCCTCCTGTTCGGCAAGCAGGCGGTGGATGACGACGGTGGGGCCGTGGGAATTCAGGTCGCAGAGCTGCTGGGTCTTCCACACGTCGCCGTGGTAAACAAGCTACAAGTGGATCGGCAGAACAGGACCGTCGTCGCCCATCGGCAGATCGAGGGAGGCATTGAAGTGGTGGAGGCTCCGTTGCCGGCGTTGATTACCTGCCAGAAAGGCCTCAACGAGCCTCGCTATCCGTCGCTCCCCGGCATCATGAAGGCCAAGCAGAAGCCACTGGAGGTTTGGAACCGGGAGACGATCGACGTCGCCCGGGAAGCCGTCGGCGCAGCGGGAGCGGAACTGCAGCTTGTTCGGCTGGAATCGCCCCCACCGCGACCGGTCGGCCGAATCATCCCAGGCGACGCCGCTGCTGCGGTCCAAGAGCTCGTCAGACTGCTCCATGAAGAGGCGAAGGTGATCTGA
- a CDS encoding thiamine pyrophosphate-binding protein, translated as MRLAPYLFQRLFDLGTAHAFGIPGDHVLPLYEALADSPIRSILTTHEPSAGFAADAYARLKGIGVAMGTYGAGLLNMVNPIAQAYAEKSPVLVISGAPDLAGRDQELLIHHKVKGFDTQRRIYEEMTAAGATLEDRKTASREITRVIEAVRRELRPGYLEIPRDLTWAEIDEAEPWTPVAPQRDRATLAEAMQEMDDRLNRSRAPVILAGIDIMRLDLRDQVIRLAERYNLPVANSFMGKAVFPEHHPNFIGTYMGAAGHPYARQMVEESDCLLMLGVWLTDTETGRFTSLIARETLIQVLSDEIVISRHRYRHVGLAEVLTSLLESSKIKPREFRNDYVPEPPGAESRSMVATVFSELSRLEDRRYTFTIDTGDCLFGAVGLNAETILNPGYYASMGFGVPAALGAGLAAPDRRPIALVGDGGFQMTGMEIGTLVRYGVNAVVVVLNNGGYRSLEALGGTSAVWDIHHWDYVAVARALGAEGTRAFTPEEFRIALQQACDRAGVSLIEVVLEPKDFSLTLQRLSKT; from the coding sequence ATGCGTCTGGCTCCTTACCTCTTCCAACGACTGTTCGACCTTGGCACAGCCCATGCTTTCGGCATTCCAGGCGATCACGTGCTCCCCCTCTACGAAGCGCTGGCAGACAGTCCTATCCGTTCAATTCTGACCACACATGAACCCTCGGCCGGTTTTGCCGCCGACGCCTACGCTCGCCTCAAAGGGATCGGGGTGGCGATGGGCACATACGGGGCCGGCTTGCTCAACATGGTCAATCCGATTGCGCAGGCCTACGCGGAAAAATCGCCGGTGCTGGTGATCAGCGGGGCGCCTGACCTGGCAGGCCGAGACCAAGAACTCTTGATCCATCACAAGGTGAAGGGGTTCGACACACAGCGCCGCATCTATGAGGAGATGACCGCTGCCGGGGCCACGCTCGAAGATCGGAAGACCGCATCGCGCGAAATCACCCGGGTGATCGAGGCGGTGCGCCGCGAACTGCGGCCGGGCTATCTGGAAATCCCACGCGACCTGACCTGGGCTGAAATCGATGAGGCCGAGCCATGGACGCCCGTTGCTCCCCAGCGGGATCGGGCCACATTGGCCGAGGCCATGCAGGAAATGGACGATCGCCTCAACCGGAGCCGGGCTCCCGTGATTCTGGCAGGGATCGACATCATGAGACTCGATCTTCGGGATCAGGTCATCCGGCTCGCTGAGCGTTACAACCTACCGGTCGCCAACTCGTTCATGGGGAAGGCAGTCTTTCCTGAGCACCATCCGAACTTTATCGGAACCTACATGGGTGCAGCCGGGCACCCCTATGCACGGCAGATGGTCGAAGAATCGGACTGCCTGCTCATGTTGGGGGTCTGGCTGACTGATACGGAGACCGGACGCTTCACGAGTCTGATCGCCCGCGAGACCTTGATCCAGGTGTTGTCCGACGAGATCGTCATCAGCCGACATCGGTATCGGCACGTCGGGCTCGCCGAGGTCCTGACGTCCCTGCTGGAGTCCTCCAAGATCAAACCGCGGGAATTTCGCAACGACTACGTGCCGGAACCGCCCGGAGCGGAGAGCCGGTCCATGGTCGCTACCGTCTTTTCGGAATTGAGTCGCTTGGAGGATCGACGCTACACCTTCACGATCGATACGGGTGATTGTTTGTTCGGCGCGGTTGGATTGAACGCCGAGACGATCCTGAATCCAGGCTATTACGCCAGCATGGGGTTCGGCGTGCCTGCCGCTCTAGGCGCGGGGTTGGCCGCGCCCGATCGTCGGCCAATCGCACTGGTCGGCGACGGCGGATTCCAGATGACGGGTATGGAGATCGGAACTTTGGTGCGCTACGGGGTGAACGCTGTGGTCGTGGTGCTCAACAACGGAGGGTACCGCAGCCTGGAGGCGTTGGGTGGAACAAGCGCGGTGTGGGATATCCATCACTGGGACTATGTGGCGGTGGCCAGAGCCTTGGGAGCCGAGGGCACACGCGCATTCACGCCGGAAGAGTTCCGGATCGCGCTGCAGCAGGCATGTGATCGGGCCGGAGTGTCACTCATCGAGGTGGTACTGGAACCGAAAGACTTTTCACTCACTCTCCAAAGGCTGAGCAAGACGTAA